The genomic stretch CAGCACCGGCTTGGCGGTCAGCGACCCGAGGTCGCGCTGCGCGTTCGGCGCCTCGTCGGGCGGCGGCACCGTGCGCGCCGGCCGGCCCTCCTGCAGCCCCGCGATCAGCTCCCGCAGCCACGCCTCCTCGGCGATCGCGCCCCGGTCGCCGCCCCGAGCGGCCCGCACGACGCGGTCGTAGCGCCGCTCGGCCTGCTCGAGATCGGCCATGACGAGCTCGGTCTCGATGATCTCGATGTCGCGCAGCGGATCGACCTCGCCGTCCGGATGGATGACGTTCGGGTCGCGGTGCGCGCGCACGACGTGGACGATCGCGTCGGTCTCCCGGATGTTCGCGAGGAACTTGTTGCCGAGCCCCTCGCCCTTGTGCGCGCCCGCGACGAGGCCGGCGATGTCGTGGAAGTCGATCGTGTCGTAGACGACGTTCGAGGCGCCGACCGTCTCCGCCACCCGGTCGAGCCGCTCGTCGCGCACCGGCACGACGGCGACGTTCGGCTCGATCGTCGTGAACGGGTAGTTCGCCGCTTCGGCGCCCGCCCGCGTGAGGGCGTTGAAGAGCGAGGACTTGCCCGCGTTGGGCATGCCGACGATGCCGACCCTCATCGCGCGAGGCTCCCCATAGCCGTGCCGAGCAGCGCGCCCGCCGCGATGTCGGACGGGTAGTGGACCCCGAGGTAGACCCGGGACCAGCCCATGACCGCCGCGGCCGCCAGCAGCGGGCCGCGCGGCAGCAGGCCGCCATACACGCGAGCTGCGGCGAACGACGACGAGGCGTGCGCGCTCGGGAACGAGAGCTCCGTCGGC from Capillimicrobium parvum encodes the following:
- the ychF gene encoding redox-regulated ATPase YchF, which codes for MRVGIVGMPNAGKSSLFNALTRAGAEAANYPFTTIEPNVAVVPVRDERLDRVAETVGASNVVYDTIDFHDIAGLVAGAHKGEGLGNKFLANIRETDAIVHVVRAHRDPNVIHPDGEVDPLRDIEIIETELVMADLEQAERRYDRVVRAARGGDRGAIAEEAWLRELIAGLQEGRPARTVPPPDEAPNAQRDLGSLTAKPVLFVANVDEGDDSVPPEIAAHAEAQGAVAVPVSSRLEAELSELDDEDAAAMRADLGISESGLDRVVGGAFALLHLIAFFTAGEDKPAQSWHLRDGLTAWHAAGEIHTDIQKGFVRAEVIGWEALVEAGGYAGARDRGVLRLEGRDYVMADGDVLTVKFTP